Proteins encoded in a region of the Ziziphus jujuba cultivar Dongzao chromosome 3, ASM3175591v1 genome:
- the LOC107422238 gene encoding chitinase-like protein 1, producing the protein MWTTRGVALLIGLLVVNLVVGINSDDSTRLVKKVKGVKVCIKDWECNRWSKFCCNQTISENFQVYQFENLFSKRNSPVAHAVGFWDYQSFIIASAIYQPLGFGTTGGKLMQMKEVAAFLAHVGAKTSCGYGVATGGPLAWGLCYNKEMSPSQSYCDDSYKFEFPCTPGAQYYGRGAIPIYWNFNYGAVGKALDVDLLNHPEYIEQNATLAFMAAMWRWMTPIKKLQPSAHEVFVGGWKPTKNDTLAKRVPGFGATMNILYGEMTCGQGDIDPMNTIISHYLYYLDLMGVGREEAGPNEVLSCAEQGAFNPATVAPATSSS; encoded by the exons ATGTGGACCACTCGAGGAGTTGCTTTGTTAATTGGGCTGCTGGTTGTGAATCTGGTGGTGGGTATCAATAGCGATGATTCGACGAGGTTGGTGAAGAAGGTGAAGGGGGTCAAGGTTTGTATCAAAGATTGGGAATGCAATCGATGGTCTAAATTCTGTTGTAACCAAACCATTTCCGAAAACTTCCAAGTCTACCAGTTTGAGAACCTTTTCTCCAAGCGCAACTCTCCGGTGGCCCATGCCGTCGGATTCTGGGATTACCAGTCTTTCATCATCGCCTCTGCTATTTACCAGCCGTTAGGCTTCGGCACCACTGGTGGGAAACTCATGCAGATGAAGGAGGTCGCTGCTTTCCTCGCCCATGTCGGCGCTAAAACATCTT GTGGTTATGGAGTTGCCACAGGAGGACCATTGGCCTGGGGTCTTTGTTACAACAAGGAAATGAGTCCTAGTCAGTCGTATTGTGATGACTCTTACAAATTTGAATTCCCCTGCACTCCTGGAGCCCAATACTATGGCCGCGGTGCCATACCCATCTACTG GAACTTCAATTATGGTGCTGTTGGAAAAGCGTTGGATGTGGATCTATTGAACCACCCAGAATACATTGAGCAGAATGCTACACTTGCATTCATGGCCGCCATGTGGAGGTGGATGACCCCAATAAAAAAGTTACAGCCTTCTGCTCATGAAGTCTTTGTTGGTGGATGGAAACCTACCAAGAATGATACTTTGGCTAAGCGGGTTCCTGGATTTGGCGCCACAATGAATATTCTTTATGGAGAGATGACTTGCGGACAGGGTGATATTGATCCCATGAACACCATCATTTCCCATTACCTCTACTACCTTGATCTGATGGGTGTTGGCCGTGAGGAGGCAGGGCCGAATGAAGTGCTATCCTGTGCTGAGCAGGGTGCCTTCAACCCAGCCACCGTGGCCCCTGCCACATCATCTTCTTGA